The following is a genomic window from Tetrapisispora phaffii CBS 4417 chromosome 12, complete genome.
TTGGGCCACGCTGATGGTATTTGTTCTGTGTATGTAGCCAAGGATGCTGATATCGAGAAAGCAAAGAGAATTGTTTACGATGCCAAGACGAATTACCCAGCTGGCTGTAACGCAATGGAAACACTTCTAATAAATAGAGAAGCCAAGAATTGGGAAGACGTTTTGACTAACTTAATAACTAAAGGTGATGTTACTGTACATTTATCTGAGGATGTTAAAGAAGcttatttacaaaaactTCAAGcatctaatttattaactGATAAAATTAGATCCAAAATTGTCCTTGCTGAAGAATCTGATTTTTACAGAGAATTCTTGTCATTAGATTGCGCCGTCAAGTTTGTCAACTCCACAGAAGATGCTATTTCTCATATAAACCAACATTCTTCAAAGCATACTGATTCTATTATTACCGAGAACGAAGCTAGTGCAAATAAATTCATGAGAGGTATTGACTCAGCTGGTGTTTATTGGAATGCATCTACTAGATTTGCTGATGGTTTCAGATATGGCTTTGGCGCTGAAGTTGGTATCTCAACTGCTAAGATTCATGCACGTGGTCCTGTCGGTTTAGATGGTCTAGTTacttatcaatatcaaatgaGAGGTGATGGCCAAATTGCTGGTGACTATTTGGGTGCCGGTGGTAAAAAAGCATTTGTACACAAAGATTTAGACATTAACAACATAGTTTTATAATAAGTActacaataaaatatatccAACTTTTATATCCATATTTGGTAATACTGAACGTCTACAAAATTGTTAGTATGCTTACAACCAAGAACCTGTTTCCCAATGAAACATTTCGCATTGTTTAACAATAGTGAGAATAAATACAgctatttaaatataaattatgGTGTCTTTGTATGTTACAGATATGTATTATGTTAACTATGATCTTAACTGCGTATTTagttttaattaattactaaacaaaaataaaatcaagaGCCCCAAGGTAAAGTTGAGATGACgatattttacaaaataaatttttaccaATTGTACTTATGAGCCTGTAGAAATTGTCACTATTTTGCAACTTCTTGCTCAGCAAGCTGAGtttgttcttcttcaaattcaatttcaattcttgGACGTTTCTTCTTGGATACGGCCTTCTTCttattagatttttctTCGTCATCGCTATCTTCATCGCTATCTTCGTCACTATCAGAGTCAGAACCTGATGCACCAGAATCAGCCAACCAGTTTTGCAAATCTTCAACGTCAACCATATCGTCTTCACCATCGTCTTCCACATACTCAACCTCACCGTAGTcactttcttcttcttcatcctCGTacatttcttcttcaattgtatCTTCCTCCATTTTACCCATAACCTTCTTCCaaattttttcatcaaCGTTCAATGGCTTATCACCATAGGCACCACTCTTCAATCTATCTAACAATTCCTTCTCGATGGCCTTCTCTATCTTTGCAGCCACTAATGCTTTTCTTTCTCTGTTTTCTTCTCTTCTCTTAACCTTTGGTGCCACACCAACATAATGTCTTTCTTCTTCCCTCAATGCCATACGTCTCTCAGTTATCATGACTTGAGTCAGTTTTGTTAGTCTTTGCTTATTTTTGTGGATCAAGAACTTGCTCCAATGCAATAAATGGTCGTCGATCTGTTTCAAAGCTTTAGCATAATTCTTTGAAAGTTTTATCCTCTCCCAAAGTTTGGCTGGAGTGTGTGCTCTCTCTGGAGTCTTCATATATAGATACAACCTTCCATTCACGTTCTTGATTGTTGCATACTTGGCGTTGGCCAGCGGACACGATTGTCTGCTACAAAGACCAGTGACATTGTACTCGTTTCTACAGAACATCTGTCCATTATCAGTCTTAATTTTGTATGAACAGAACTGATTGTTAATAACTTGCCAAATAATATCGTCGGACATCTCTACTTCTCTCTGTTTTCCTCAGCAATTGCTTGTTATTTAACCGTTCTCTAAAACCTGAAAACTCACAACAGCAGAATACAGCTACGACCTAATAAAGTATGACAATAGTGtcttatttatataaataaatgagTAAAGGTTTTAACCGTTGCTTACTACGATGATGTTAACTTCatcatctcatctcatctcatcgcagCTCATCGCactgaaaatttttttcaaatgcGCTGCGTTACCCGATGATCTTACTAAGGTCAATTCGAGATGAAGGTGACTGCAATGGACAGTGAAAGGTGCTGTTGCAGTGAAGTGGTTTCTAGCTCCAATGGGTGCCATTGCGTCCATCAATGGTagcaatattattacttgtattattaatataatctaTTTGCATATAAATACTCTATAATTGTCGAACCCAGCGGCTGCGAGCGGGGGGAGGTAGGAAGAGGTAATGAGCGTGCGTGGCTATGTGTCTCTTTGGCGATAGATGATGGAAGTGTTTGGTGATCATTCTAGTAATTCCAACTCATCCTTAGTGAGTGATGCAATATAGACACATTTGCTCAGTAATTCTTCGTTAACTTTCAGATCGTAAAATTTTGACCATTGGACTCTTTGTATGAAGTTTTTCACTATTTGGACGtttgtttcaaatttgttATAGTTAACTACTTGGTTTTCGACTATCCAATCTCTCTTTTCGGAATTTAATGACAGATCAGATAAATATACTACAATGAACGGTATGCAACCTCTTATAGGGTCAACATCATTCAATAACTGTCTGATCGAAGAATAATTACTATCCAGGGACGGGATTGTTTGCAATGATTGCCATGATAGGATATCACCTGGTTCAATCAGCCTCCAGGCTTCTCGGTAACTTTGGACTTTAGATGAATTCAATGCTAGAACAATTTCTAATAACGTATTGTAATTCTGAAGGTTTTTGCAGTGCTCTGCAACATGGATAAATCTTTGAATGgtgtttcttttcaatttagTATTAGTAGTTAATGAGATCTCAGAAATGATCCAATCAACAGTTAAATTGAATCGAGATATGACTAGATCAATACCGGATAATGtttcattttgaattaataattgtAACCAACTGTTCACAGGGATACCCTCATGGACAACTTTCAAATTCAGTAATTCTTCCCAATCCACTTCTTTCAATAACTCTTTTTCAATCAATGTTAATTGTTCAGCAATCGAAATCGATTCATACATTAGTATGAATGGAATATGATGagatttattagatatCATTAATCGCGGATCTTCTAATGTGTATTGTTGGAATAGTTCCTGTATTTTATCTGGAGTGATGCTACCAATATCTTGCTCCTCATAAGTAATATCCTTTTTAGATTCAGGAGTGAATGGAATATTCATAATggtatttcttcttttctcAAAAAACATTGAATTTCTCTTGGCTGATCGAGTTGACACACTGATTCCAGtttttcttaaaatatcCCCAGAAACCCCAGTCACTGGATTTTCACTCTTAGTAAATGTACCTtccaatttcattaaagCGATCGCCAATGGATCATCATATATAGAATCATCAGGTAATTTACTTATGGCCTCTAGACCCTTAGgaaatatttcatcatcagCAACATCATCACCGTTATCATCATCTATCTTTTTGAAGTCCATTTCTGATTCATCTTTCTTTAAACTGGAATCAGATAATTCATTGTTTCCctcaaaattcaaaaatctttcttttatattatcaatattcttATCAGGAGAGGCATTACTATTAGTCTCATTGTCAGTTGAATAAACATATTTAGAAATTTTTGCTGGAGATTCATTAAAACTATTGGTATCGtatgaatttttcaaaccTAAGAAATTAGcattattttcttgtttCATATCTGGAactttatcatttaaaaattgttctcttaatgatttattaacattTGAAGCTGAAAATCTCTTCTTAGAGTTTCCGTTTCCATCTTCAACAGATTCTAGTGTTGTCTCCAATGAGTTATTTGTTTCGATAGAATGAATGCTGGGAACATTGGATAAATTATTTCCGTTATTATATGCTTGGaattcttgtaatttaGAATTTTCATCCATTAATTGAGATGTTTCTATGCTTACGTTTGATGGATTAATCACACTTTTAGAATGCACAGAATTCACTTCGGAACCCGCAATAGATATTTCATCAAAACCAGATAATTCAagttcatttaattttttatccATTTCTTGATACTCAGCATCTTCTGCAATCAAGGTTTCTAAATCTACAGTAGTAACTTTTCTATGATAAAGAGGTAAACTGTTTCTCTTTACAATACTAATTCTTCCGCTAGAAGGTCTAATAGCTGTGTAtgtttcatattttttctgtttttctaataatgacATAGAAGTTTTGCTCTCTGTCAAAGAATTTATTCTACTAGCCGTAGATTTGTTTGATGAAATACTACCAATTTTAGAACTAACTGGCGAATTTTGCTCAAATGTAAAATTTTCTCTTAGATTATTTTTGGCagattttttcttcaataacTTTAAGTCTTGTTCACTTCCTGTCTTTGAATCATTTTCTGACTTCTGAGTACTCAAAGAAAGCATA
Proteins encoded in this region:
- the MAK16 gene encoding ribosome biosynthesis protein MAK16 (similar to Saccharomyces cerevisiae MAK16 (YAL025C); ancestral locus Anc_7.73); translation: MSDDIIWQVINNQFCSYKIKTDNGQMFCRNEYNVTGLCSRQSCPLANAKYATIKNVNGRLYLYMKTPERAHTPAKLWERIKLSKNYAKALKQIDDHLLHWSKFLIHKNKQRLTKLTQVMITERRMALREEERHYVGVAPKVKRREENRERKALVAAKIEKAIEKELLDRLKSGAYGDKPLNVDEKIWKKVMGKMEEDTIEEEMYEDEEEESDYGEVEYVEDDGEDDMVDVEDLQNWLADSGASGSDSDSDEDSDEDSDDEEKSNKKKAVSKKKRPRIEIEFEEEQTQLAEQEVAK
- the PRO2 gene encoding glutamate-5-semialdehyde dehydrogenase (similar to Saccharomyces cerevisiae PRO2 (YOR323C); ancestral locus Anc_7.71), which translates into the protein MSSQAEVIARNARKAGNVLKVLSDEQRIFILHKIHDALKENAGAIKVANEVDLKVANETGIKPSLIKRLDLFKGDKFEIMLQGIQEIAELEDPVGKVLMARELDEGLTLYKVTAPVGVLLVIFESRPEVIANITALAIKSGNAGILKGGKESVNTFREMSRIINDCIEKYEPECHVPVNAVQLIETRQDVSDLLNQDDYIDLVVPRGSNALVKQIKNNTKIPVLGHADGICSVYVAKDADIEKAKRIVYDAKTNYPAGCNAMETLLINREAKNWEDVLTNLITKGDVTVHLSEDVKEAYLQKLQASNLLTDKIRSKIVLAEESDFYREFLSLDCAVKFVNSTEDAISHINQHSSKHTDSIITENEASANKFMRGIDSAGVYWNASTRFADGFRYGFGAEVGISTAKIHARGPVGLDGLVTYQYQMRGDGQIAGDYLGAGGKKAFVHKDLDINNIVL